A stretch of the Pseudoalteromonas phenolica genome encodes the following:
- a CDS encoding putative bifunctional diguanylate cyclase/phosphodiesterase, which yields MSKLEPIEYDSILTQIASDKVNRLKTLLSLISCSLTLFFILNIFIYQQSYAVTLLVAVGIFSFLNWFLCEDTLPIVSGIFIWTLTLLAFFFAWNIEGLYDTSLLAYPCILIFCAMLGSRLLIYSSSSFMVLSIYCLAYAEYTGLLASPLADFADWRKAHNMALVIVIFAFIVNLLTKDIDRLLERLVKTHINTIRNKKRTQKRALTNRLTLLPNEIACAQYVQSKVFRQNQAEQLSALMVLTLNNLNSINASLGFDVGDKLINMIAQRLKQFNEEHAKVFHGSNNQFFIFLDKTDYHDIEAFAHQALQTTFFSNYIEQYEVEVSACIGIAIAPHDGNNYDILLRRAHTALTAAVQQGHNQFAFFDLEMEQKSKARLTMLAGMKRALEQQEFELFYQPKIELSTNKIAGVEALIRWRKPDNSIVSSSKFIPVAEASGLINEIGLWVVKQAAADCKAWHKLGFNQLGVSVNASPEQFKKGNFGSLVLKTLKKQKLDPSYLDIEITESLFIEDEKNIQAQIHQMVSHGVSISIDDFGTGYSNLNYLTKFNASTLKIDQSFIRNMMHERNQYHLVDAILKMSQAIGIENIAEGIEDKSTANILMKLGCRYGQGFFWSEPIPQSEFCNFLQSWPKRRQSKLTA from the coding sequence ATGAGTAAATTAGAACCAATAGAATATGACAGTATTCTTACTCAAATCGCCTCAGACAAAGTGAATAGATTAAAGACATTACTATCTTTGATCAGTTGTTCTCTGACATTGTTTTTTATTCTTAATATTTTTATTTACCAGCAAAGCTATGCCGTTACACTACTGGTAGCTGTTGGTATTTTTTCTTTCCTAAATTGGTTCTTATGTGAAGATACACTGCCCATCGTATCGGGTATTTTTATCTGGACACTGACCTTATTAGCCTTCTTTTTTGCCTGGAATATTGAAGGCTTATACGATACGAGTCTACTTGCTTACCCTTGTATTTTGATATTTTGCGCTATGCTTGGCAGCCGACTGCTAATTTATTCCTCATCGTCTTTTATGGTTCTCAGTATCTACTGTTTGGCTTATGCAGAATACACAGGGTTACTCGCTTCACCATTGGCTGATTTTGCTGATTGGAGAAAAGCCCATAATATGGCTTTGGTTATTGTAATCTTCGCATTTATTGTCAACTTATTAACCAAAGATATTGACCGCCTGTTAGAAAGGCTTGTCAAAACACATATCAACACAATTCGAAATAAGAAAAGGACTCAGAAGAGAGCGCTAACGAATAGGTTGACTCTACTTCCAAATGAAATTGCATGTGCTCAATATGTTCAAAGCAAAGTTTTTCGCCAGAATCAGGCTGAACAACTTAGCGCTTTGATGGTACTCACTCTTAATAACTTAAATTCTATTAATGCATCATTAGGGTTTGATGTCGGTGATAAGCTCATTAACATGATTGCTCAGCGCCTTAAGCAGTTCAATGAAGAGCATGCGAAAGTGTTTCACGGCTCCAATAATCAGTTTTTTATTTTTTTAGATAAAACTGATTACCATGATATTGAGGCTTTTGCACATCAAGCTCTGCAAACTACATTTTTTAGTAACTATATTGAACAATATGAAGTTGAGGTTTCTGCTTGTATTGGGATTGCCATAGCACCGCATGATGGAAACAACTACGATATTTTGTTGCGTAGAGCACATACAGCACTCACAGCAGCAGTACAGCAGGGGCACAATCAATTTGCTTTTTTCGATCTCGAAATGGAACAAAAAAGCAAAGCCCGTTTAACTATGTTAGCGGGGATGAAGCGTGCACTTGAGCAGCAAGAATTTGAGTTGTTTTATCAACCAAAAATAGAATTAAGCACGAATAAAATCGCAGGAGTAGAAGCACTGATCCGTTGGCGTAAGCCTGATAACTCTATCGTTTCGTCCTCCAAATTTATCCCTGTTGCTGAAGCTTCAGGTTTAATTAATGAAATAGGTCTTTGGGTTGTAAAACAGGCTGCAGCAGATTGTAAAGCTTGGCACAAACTTGGGTTTAATCAATTAGGTGTTTCAGTAAATGCCTCACCCGAACAGTTCAAAAAAGGTAATTTTGGCAGTTTAGTACTGAAAACGCTAAAAAAACAAAAGCTCGACCCATCTTACCTAGACATAGAAATCACCGAGTCATTATTCATAGAAGATGAAAAAAACATACAAGCCCAAATTCATCAGATGGTTTCCCATGGCGTTTCAATTTCTATTGATGATTTTGGTACAGGTTATTCAAACTTAAATTACTTAACAAAGTTTAATGCCTCAACATTAAAAATTGATCAATCTTTTATTAGGAATATGATGCACGAACGGAACCAATACCACTTGGTTGATGCAATTTTAAAAATGAGTCAAGCCATAGGTATTGAAAACATTGCCGAGGGCATTGAAGACAAAAGTACAGCCAATATTCTCATGAAGCTTGGTTGCAGATATGGACAAGGTTTCTTTTGGTCTGAACCGATCCCTCAATCAGAGTTTTGTAATTTTTTACAAAGTTGGCCTAAGAGAAGGCAAAGCAAATTAACTGCATAA